A genomic stretch from Strongyloides ratti genome assembly S_ratti_ED321, chromosome : 1 includes:
- a CDS encoding Alpha-2-macroglobulin receptor-associated protein, domain 1-containing protein, with protein sequence MLFINFHTWIIFYVLISISTNILCQKKEFRSEKINYIYEKAKFLYDKGPKIEKLKNELEKFDKIVLNLKQSKNLDKKEIYEVDRKMVEMLNKYGLEEAAKSFSTKYKHEHSLFVEDSSINKINKFEDFEIQEVQKLWSQTCEITQKNSEKKMIYDILVGYQDDLKRYYELIKDINEIEMKENNVNDDYHYLIASKKKEAKLLNNQLEDQYIRIIKKIGNLQTNPFLHEVVRKLYNEVITSKKFSEDEEKTLRNELRSLQEQFFRLDYHKNQLEEVSQYEKKEAVTEDIRKNEEMAEMLKKKVKKYTEYLRNRINPHLEL encoded by the exons atgttatttataaatttccaTACAtggataatattttatgtattaatTTCAATTTCTACAAATATACTatgtcaaaaaaaagaatttcgtagtgaaaaaattaattatatttatgaaaagGCAAAATTCTTATATGATAAGGGGCCAAAAATTGagaaattaaaa aatgaATTAGagaaatttgataaaattgttttgaatctaaaacaatcaaaaaatttagataaaaaagaaatttatgaGGTTGATAGAAAAATGGttgaaatgttaaataaGTATGGGTTGGAGGAGGCTGCAAAAAGTTTTTCCACAAAATACAAACATGAACATTCTCTTTTTGTGGAGGATTCctcaattaataaaataaacaaatttgaAGATTTTGAAATTCAAGAAGTTCAAAAGTTGTGGAGTCAAACTTGTGAGATCACCCAAAAGAATTCAGAAAAAAAGATGATTTATGATATATTAGTTGGTTATCAAGatgatttaaaaagatattacgAATTGATAAAGgatattaatgaaattgaaatgaaagaaaataatgttaatgatgactatcattatttaattgcttctaagaaaaaagaagcaaaattattaaataatcaatTAGAAGATCAGTATAtaagaattataaaaaaaattggtaaCTTACAAACAAATCCATTTTTACATGAAGTTGTGAGAAAACTTTATAATGAAGTAATAacatctaaaaaattttctgaAGATGAAGAAAAAACATTACGTAATGAGTTAAGGAGTTTACAGGAACAATTTTTCCGTCTTGACTACCATAAAAACCAACTTGAGGAAGTATCTCAATATGAAAAAAAGGAAGCAGTAACAGAagatattagaaaaaatgaaGAGATGGCGGAAATGTTAAAGAagaaagttaaaaaatatactgaATATCTTAGAAATAGAATTAATCCTCACTTAGaactataa
- a CDS encoding Basic-leucine zipper domain-containing protein — MTLFYTQIFVIFKFHDIDRMPRNYVPDCKKDEAYYIKRFNNAASVKSFREKKKKAEEEHNKKILNLRQKIKELSESIHILTKYYQLTVNNLNYNYVTNLNNIYITYNHEIIRQVEILDKIIHDIPQIKTRQYGLKKIVKEINCNIGINKNNPSDSNTNYNKITCENKHLK, encoded by the exons atgaCACTATTTTATACACAAATATTTGTCATCTTTAAATTTCAtg atataGATAGAATGCCACGTAATTATGTTCCAGATTGTAAAAAAGATGAAgcttattatataaaacgTTTCAATAATGCTGCATCGGTAAAATCATTTAGggagaagaaaaaaaaagctgAAGAGGAacacaataaaaaaattttgaatcttaggcaaaaaattaaagaattatCTGAGAGTAttcatattttaacaaaatattatcaacTTACTGTGAATAAtcttaattataattatgtaactaatttaaataatatttatataacttaCAATCATGAAATTATTAGACAAGTAGAAATATTAGACAAGATTATACATGATATTCCTCAAATTAAGACTAGACAATatggattaaaaaaaatagtcaaagaaattaattgtaatattgggattaataaaaataatccaAGTGATTCAAATACtaactataataaaattacttgtgaaaacaaacatttaaaataa